Proteins encoded in a region of the Mesoflavibacter profundi genome:
- the rpsL gene encoding 30S ribosomal protein S12, with translation MPTISQLVRKGRAKITKKSKSAALDSCPQRRGVCTRVYTTTPKKPNSAMRKVARVRLTNGNEVNAYIGGEGHNLQEHSIVLVRGGRVKDLPGVRYHIVRGALDTAGVAGRTQRRSKYGAKRPKK, from the coding sequence ATGCCAACAATTTCACAATTAGTACGAAAAGGAAGAGCCAAAATAACCAAGAAGAGTAAATCGGCTGCTTTAGATTCGTGTCCGCAAAGACGTGGTGTATGTACTCGTGTTTACACAACAACACCTAAAAAACCTAACTCAGCAATGCGTAAGGTAGCAAGGGTTCGTTTAACAAACGGTAACGAGGTTAATGCATACATTGGTGGAGAAGGTCACAATCTACAAGAGCACTCGATAGTATTGGTTAGAGGTGGAAGGGTAAAAGATTTACCAGGAGTTAGATATCACATCGTTCGTGGTGCTTTAGACACAGCAGGTGTTGCGGGTAGAACACAACGTAGATCTAAGTATGGTGCAAAACGCCCTAAGAAGTAA